From Chryseobacterium sp. IHB B 17019, one genomic window encodes:
- the dapF gene encoding diaminopimelate epimerase — protein sequence MEFYKYQGTGNDFVMIDNRDLQFPKDKNIIEKLCDRRFGIGADGLILLENDDQYDFKMVYYNSDGGESTMCGNGGRCLVAFAFFLDIFEDKCKFIAIDGEHEAEIHNGIVKLKMINVETISNDGEDTVMNTGSPHYVKYVEDLVNYNVFAEGNGIRNSENYKEKGINVNFVEKITDDEIFVRTYERGVEDETFSCGTGVTASALTFLQNNNLISVKVKTLGGNLKVYAEKNGNSFQNIWLEGPAKQVFKGKIDLILKTNF from the coding sequence ATGGAATTTTATAAATATCAAGGTACGGGAAACGATTTTGTAATGATTGACAACCGTGATCTCCAGTTTCCAAAAGATAAAAATATCATCGAAAAATTGTGTGACAGACGTTTCGGAATCGGGGCAGACGGTCTTATTTTATTGGAAAATGACGATCAGTACGATTTTAAAATGGTATACTACAATTCCGACGGCGGGGAAAGCACGATGTGTGGAAACGGCGGAAGATGCCTGGTTGCCTTTGCTTTTTTCCTTGATATTTTTGAAGATAAATGCAAGTTCATAGCCATTGACGGCGAACATGAAGCGGAAATCCACAACGGAATCGTCAAATTGAAAATGATCAATGTAGAAACCATTTCCAACGATGGAGAAGACACTGTAATGAACACTGGGTCACCTCATTATGTAAAATATGTTGAAGACTTGGTGAATTACAACGTTTTTGCAGAAGGAAACGGCATCAGGAATTCTGAAAATTATAAAGAAAAAGGAATCAATGTGAACTTTGTGGAAAAAATTACGGATGATGAGATTTTCGTAAGAACCTATGAACGAGGCGTTGAGGATGAAACTTTTAGCTGCGGAACAGGAGTTACGGCTTCGGCTTTAACTTTTCTGCAAAATAATAATCTAATTTCAGTAAAAGTTAAGACTTTAGGTGGAAATCTTAAAGTATATGCTGAAAAAAACGGAAATTCTTTCCAGAATATCTGGTTGGAAGGTCCTGCTAAACAGGTTTTTAAAGGTAAGATCGATTTAATTTTAAAAACAAACTTTTAA
- the pnuC gene encoding nicotinamide riboside transporter PnuC, translated as MNLYDLFVKPYESYTSLQIFLESFAAVFGVLSVYFSIKKNIWLYPTGIVSTLIYVYILYNFGLLGDCMINVYYTVMSVYGWILWAKSSEDHIHVDVSWASKKEWGYGILLFAISLILVTVIYYYKPYIDNQFSMKGANLGLYHLDWGNWLDVITTSIFLVGMWFMAKRRIENWIFWIIGDFICMPMMIYKGLGITSVQYLVFTIMAILGYLNWKKSLKKKSL; from the coding sequence ATGAATTTATACGATCTCTTCGTAAAGCCCTACGAAAGCTACACTTCGCTTCAGATTTTCCTGGAATCCTTCGCGGCTGTCTTCGGTGTACTGAGTGTTTATTTTTCCATTAAAAAAAATATCTGGCTCTATCCTACAGGAATTGTTTCTACCTTAATTTATGTTTACATTCTTTACAATTTCGGGTTGCTGGGAGACTGCATGATCAATGTTTACTACACCGTAATGAGTGTTTACGGATGGATCTTATGGGCAAAGAGCTCTGAAGACCACATTCATGTCGATGTTTCATGGGCTTCTAAAAAAGAATGGGGGTATGGGATTTTACTTTTTGCAATAAGTTTAATCTTAGTAACTGTAATATATTATTATAAACCTTATATTGACAATCAGTTTTCAATGAAAGGCGCAAATTTAGGTCTTTATCACCTCGATTGGGGAAATTGGCTGGACGTAATCACTACTTCAATATTTTTAGTCGGGATGTGGTTTATGGCGAAAAGGCGCATTGAGAACTGGATTTTTTGGATCATCGGAGATTTTATTTGTATGCCTATGATGATTTATAAGGGGCTTGGAATCACTTCGGTGCAATATTTGGTATTTACAATAATGGCTATCCTCGGATACCTTAACTGGAAAAAAAGTTTAAAGAAAAAAAGTTTATAA
- a CDS encoding APC family permease — protein sequence MSKIWVKKPMSAYEADIKKSQLKRVLGKWSLTAIGIGAIIGGGIFVLTGTGAYYNAGPALALSFVIAGIACVFAALCYAEFASILPVEGSAYAYAYGTVGEIFAWIIGWGLILEYAMGSMTVAVSWSGYFSKLLKMFGLHLPDYLTMDPQTYIAAGNSGFSMNLPAFCIVLFVISILLRGTKGAAKANNFIVVLKVSAIIFVIIAGAFFINPENWTPFIPEATVITENGVSHNAYGLGGVVAGASAIFFAYVGFDAVSTQAGEAINPKKDVPFAIIASLVICTLLYILVSLVLTGMMHYTDFNPLGKYPDAIKAPVAYAFDIAGQAWAGYIITIAATVGLISVLMVMIMGQSRIFLGMSKDGLIPATFSKVNAETGVPTKNLLILGVVISIIASLTPINDLAHMTSFGTLFAFTMVCVAVWVLRVKEPQLQRNFKVPALPLIACCGILINIYLIINLSKEAQMYSLAWLAIGFVIYFLYSKKHSKIQNGGYGETFKAEQEPLEKPDLDL from the coding sequence ATGTCTAAAATTTGGGTTAAAAAACCAATGAGCGCCTATGAAGCTGATATCAAAAAAAGCCAGCTGAAACGCGTTTTAGGAAAATGGAGCCTTACTGCTATTGGGATTGGAGCAATTATTGGCGGAGGAATCTTTGTACTTACAGGAACGGGAGCTTATTATAATGCAGGACCTGCGTTGGCTCTTTCTTTTGTAATTGCCGGGATTGCCTGTGTTTTTGCTGCTTTATGCTATGCTGAGTTTGCTTCTATTCTTCCTGTTGAAGGTTCTGCGTATGCCTATGCGTACGGAACTGTAGGAGAAATTTTTGCCTGGATCATCGGCTGGGGGCTGATTCTGGAGTATGCAATGGGATCGATGACGGTCGCCGTTTCCTGGTCCGGATATTTCAGTAAGCTTCTCAAAATGTTTGGCTTGCACCTTCCGGATTATCTCACGATGGATCCTCAAACCTATATTGCAGCAGGAAACTCTGGTTTTTCAATGAATTTGCCGGCATTTTGTATTGTTTTATTTGTAATTTCAATTTTATTGAGAGGAACTAAGGGTGCTGCAAAAGCAAATAACTTCATTGTTGTACTTAAAGTTTCTGCGATTATCTTTGTAATCATTGCAGGAGCATTTTTTATTAACCCTGAAAACTGGACGCCTTTCATTCCGGAAGCAACAGTAATTACTGAAAATGGTGTCTCACACAATGCTTACGGTTTAGGTGGAGTTGTCGCAGGTGCTTCCGCAATTTTCTTTGCTTATGTAGGATTCGACGCAGTTTCCACACAGGCGGGAGAGGCGATTAATCCTAAAAAAGATGTACCATTTGCAATCATTGCTTCATTGGTAATCTGTACACTTTTATATATTTTGGTATCTCTTGTTTTAACAGGGATGATGCATTATACAGACTTCAATCCACTTGGAAAATATCCTGATGCAATCAAGGCTCCGGTAGCTTATGCGTTCGATATCGCAGGTCAGGCCTGGGCTGGTTATATCATTACGATTGCTGCAACGGTTGGTTTGATTTCTGTATTGATGGTAATGATCATGGGACAATCAAGAATTTTCTTGGGAATGTCTAAAGACGGATTGATTCCTGCTACTTTCTCAAAAGTAAATGCTGAAACAGGAGTTCCTACAAAAAACCTTCTTATTTTAGGAGTGGTAATTTCTATTATTGCCTCTTTAACGCCAATTAATGATCTTGCTCACATGACGAGCTTCGGGACGTTATTTGCGTTCACAATGGTTTGTGTGGCGGTTTGGGTATTAAGAGTAAAAGAACCTCAATTGCAGAGAAACTTCAAAGTTCCTGCATTGCCTTTGATTGCTTGTTGTGGTATTTTGATCAATATTTACCTGATTATCAACCTGAGCAAAGAAGCTCAGATGTATTCTCTAGCTTGGCTGGCAATCGGTTTTGTGATCTACTTCCTGTACAGTAAAAAACATTCTAAAATTCAGAATGGAGGATACGGTGAAACTTTCAAAGCAGAACAAGAGCCTTTGGAAAAACCCGACTTAGATTTATAA
- the hemN gene encoding oxygen-independent coproporphyrinogen III oxidase — protein sequence MNSLIDKYNIPGPRYTSYPTVPYWDENSFSPEQWTQSVIRTFKETNAEEGISIYIHLPFCEALCTFCACHKRITKQHSVEIPYLESVLKEWKLYLKLFNEKPKLKELHLGGGTPTFFSPENLKTLLTGIFETVEIAEHPEFSFEGHPNNTTKLHLQTLYDLGFRRVSFGVQDYDPKVQKAINRIQPFEKVKEVTEWAREIGYRGISHDLVFGLPHQSWEAMEHTIRKTMELKPDRLAFYSYAHVPWIKGVGQRGFDENDLPSGEEKRRLYEDGKKLLENLGYIEVGMDHFALEHDDLYQSLIQKKLHRNFMGYTSSKTQLMVGLGMSAISDSWYAFAQNIKTVEEYQQMVEEGQIPVVKGHILNDEDLIVRRHILNLMCQLETTFDVNNSFPELENAFEMLKEMEKDELVEINDNQIHITEKGRAFTRNVAMVFDLRMMRNKPETRIFSMTI from the coding sequence ATGAATTCTTTAATAGATAAATATAACATTCCCGGACCTCGTTACACATCTTATCCTACAGTTCCTTATTGGGATGAAAATTCTTTCTCTCCGGAACAATGGACGCAGAGTGTGATCAGGACTTTTAAGGAAACCAATGCAGAAGAGGGAATTTCTATCTATATTCACCTGCCTTTCTGCGAGGCTTTATGTACATTTTGTGCATGTCATAAACGTATTACGAAACAACATAGTGTAGAAATTCCATACCTGGAAAGTGTTTTGAAAGAGTGGAAGCTTTACCTTAAACTTTTTAATGAAAAACCTAAATTAAAAGAATTACATTTAGGTGGAGGAACACCCACTTTTTTCTCACCGGAAAATCTTAAAACACTCTTAACGGGTATTTTTGAAACGGTGGAAATTGCCGAGCATCCGGAATTTTCTTTTGAAGGTCACCCGAACAACACGACAAAATTGCATCTTCAGACTTTGTATGATCTGGGTTTCAGAAGAGTAAGCTTTGGAGTTCAGGATTACGACCCGAAAGTTCAGAAGGCGATCAACAGGATTCAGCCGTTTGAAAAAGTAAAAGAAGTGACGGAATGGGCGAGGGAAATAGGATACAGGGGAATCAGCCATGACTTGGTTTTTGGACTTCCACATCAAAGTTGGGAGGCGATGGAACATACTATCCGCAAAACAATGGAATTGAAACCGGATCGCTTGGCGTTCTATTCTTACGCTCATGTTCCATGGATAAAAGGTGTCGGACAGAGAGGTTTCGACGAAAATGACCTTCCGAGTGGTGAAGAAAAGCGCCGTTTATATGAAGACGGAAAAAAATTACTGGAAAATCTGGGCTATATTGAAGTTGGAATGGATCATTTTGCTTTGGAGCATGATGACCTTTACCAGTCTCTAATTCAGAAAAAACTGCACAGAAATTTCATGGGCTATACTTCCAGTAAAACCCAATTGATGGTAGGTCTGGGAATGTCTGCAATTTCAGATTCATGGTATGCTTTTGCGCAAAATATAAAGACCGTTGAAGAATATCAGCAAATGGTTGAGGAAGGCCAAATTCCTGTAGTAAAGGGCCATATTTTGAATGATGAAGACCTGATTGTAAGAAGGCATATTTTAAATTTGATGTGCCAACTTGAAACGACTTTCGATGTTAATAATTCCTTCCCCGAACTTGAAAATGCATTTGAAATGCTGAAGGAGATGGAAAAAGATGAATTGGTAGAAATTAATGATAATCAAATACATATAACCGAAAAAGGAAGGGCTTTCACAAGAAATGTAGCTATGGTTTTCGATCTCAGGATGATGAGAAATAAACCGGAAACGAGGATTTTCTCAATGACGATCTAG
- a CDS encoding PQQ-dependent sugar dehydrogenase — protein MKKLLFTASIISSFMVNAQSITLEEFATGFTAPVEIVNANDTRMFVVQQNGIIKIVQPNGTVNPTNFLNISSKITYGGERGLLGLAFHPQYSTNGYFFVYYNDTDGNIAVARYTRSSNPDVADPNSEKLIITQSKPFDNHNGGSIHFAPDGYLWVVTGDGGSGGDPNNNAQNKNSLLGKLLRLDINSTGPYNIPPGNPFVGVDGADEVWAYGLRNAWKFNFDTVSGNVMIADVGQGQFEEINRVPLTQAGVNYGWRCYEGNNTYNTAGCAAQSTMTFPVAVYDHSGGKCSITGGYVYRGTQFPALQGKYIFADYCSTQIGILNTNNSITWSPAFSGNNFSTFGVNNQNELFVAAVNNGKIFRVTTTTLGTQENDNLAQIKVYPNPASKKVFIEGLKDKNISADIINFEGRKVLESAKIENDNSINISGIPAGVYFINLKSGDLKSYSQKLIIK, from the coding sequence ATGAAAAAACTACTTTTTACTGCAAGTATTATTTCTTCCTTTATGGTGAATGCTCAAAGCATTACTTTGGAAGAATTTGCTACCGGCTTTACCGCCCCAGTCGAAATTGTAAACGCCAATGACACCAGAATGTTTGTCGTTCAGCAAAACGGGATCATTAAGATTGTCCAGCCAAACGGCACCGTCAATCCTACCAACTTCCTGAATATCAGCTCGAAAATCACTTACGGCGGCGAAAGGGGCCTTTTAGGACTTGCATTCCACCCACAATACTCGACAAATGGGTATTTTTTTGTGTATTATAACGACACAGACGGCAATATTGCGGTCGCAAGATACACCCGAAGCTCAAATCCGGACGTCGCTGATCCCAATTCTGAAAAGCTTATTATAACCCAATCAAAACCGTTTGATAATCACAATGGCGGAAGCATCCACTTTGCGCCAGATGGCTATCTGTGGGTGGTGACGGGCGATGGAGGAAGTGGTGGTGACCCAAATAATAACGCTCAGAATAAAAACTCTCTTTTAGGAAAATTATTAAGGCTTGACATCAATTCTACCGGACCATATAACATTCCTCCCGGAAATCCTTTTGTAGGCGTAGATGGAGCAGATGAAGTCTGGGCGTATGGACTGAGAAATGCGTGGAAATTTAATTTTGACACCGTTTCCGGAAATGTGATGATTGCAGACGTTGGGCAGGGTCAGTTTGAGGAAATCAACAGGGTTCCGCTTACACAGGCCGGCGTGAATTACGGATGGAGATGCTATGAAGGAAATAACACTTATAATACTGCTGGATGTGCAGCACAATCCACCATGACTTTCCCCGTTGCCGTGTATGATCATTCCGGAGGAAAATGTTCAATAACAGGAGGTTACGTTTACAGAGGTACACAATTTCCGGCTTTACAGGGGAAATATATTTTCGCGGATTATTGTTCAACACAGATCGGAATTTTGAATACCAACAATTCAATTACCTGGTCACCTGCATTTTCAGGAAATAATTTTTCAACGTTCGGCGTGAATAATCAGAATGAACTGTTCGTTGCGGCTGTAAATAACGGAAAAATTTTCAGGGTAACTACAACTACATTGGGAACGCAGGAAAATGATAATTTAGCCCAGATAAAAGTATATCCGAATCCCGCTTCTAAAAAAGTTTTTATTGAAGGTTTAAAAGACAAAAATATTTCCGCCGATATCATCAATTTTGAAGGAAGAAAAGTCTTGGAATCTGCAAAAATTGAAAATGACAACAGTATTAATATTTCGGGAATTCCTGCAGGAGTTTATTTTATTAACTTAAAATCAGGGGATCTAAAATCTTATAGCCAGAAATTGATTATTAAATAA
- a CDS encoding protein translocase subunit SecDF codes for MQGKGLITIVAIVLGLICLNELLPTWYASKIEKQATAVAGDNPEKYQKEIARLSKDTLNLGFTKLYYSKAKDKEMKLGLDLKGGINVLLEINQRDLVNDLTNYSTNPVLIEALNKTDEVQKNSTKSYIDNFFDQFDVINKAKGTNLKLADPELFGNTTLTEVKYNTPDEQVKSIVKRKIDASVGTAFEVIRTRIDKMGAVQPNVQRVPGTARISVEMPGMKDIDKVKKMLQTSAKLQFWEVQQVPEMAPYFQTLTSIVAAKGDSMGVAKTTNFMGLLHLDKLRTNGVANVKLSDTAAVNKILNSKVAQSLRPANIKYTQFMWGYKPEATDEESLVLYAIRGNINQKAPVDGAVETASIGYDELSRVVVDMQMDSKGAKEWKTLTEKNVGKPVAVTLDNRVYTAPNVVNAIPNGRTQISGNFSQEEAKELVDVLGAGKLPAGAKVVQATVVGPSLGQESIDAGVMSFGIAFLLIIVYIIFYYGGAGVYAVIAMIINLFYIFGIMDSVDATLTLPGIAGIVLTMAMAVDTNVIIYERTKEELFAGKSILEAYKDGFKHALSAIVDGHLTTLLTAGVLFLFGTGPIKGFALTLGIGILMTFFTSVLISRAMIFSRLNKGKTISVWTGATKNLFRNTWIDFIGKRKYAYIISAVLTIVSIASIAINGFKYGIDFTGGRNYVVRFDKAVNAEDIEGKLVTIFKTEDGKNSSVEAKTFGNDRQLKISTDYLIDDESLKADQTVEQKLYEGLKSSLPANMTMKDFKSADKEHAGIISSEKVGPTVADDIKTHGILAVIAALAGIFIYILVRFRKWQFSLGAVAALFHDAVIILGAYSLLHKFMPFNMEINQDFVAAILTVLGYSINDTVIIFDRIREYLREKKSLTLAGLFDDSISSTLGRTFNTSFTTIMVILAIFIFGGDNLRGFMFAMLIGIGFGTYSSIFIASAIAYDFLKTGKEEEVHGKTTTSKEVLASK; via the coding sequence ATGCAAGGAAAAGGACTTATTACAATTGTTGCTATTGTACTAGGGTTGATTTGCTTAAACGAGCTATTACCAACTTGGTACGCCAGCAAAATTGAAAAGCAGGCGACTGCTGTTGCAGGAGACAATCCGGAGAAGTATCAGAAAGAAATCGCAAGACTTTCTAAGGATACACTGAATCTTGGATTCACAAAACTTTATTATTCTAAAGCCAAAGACAAGGAAATGAAACTTGGTCTTGACCTGAAAGGGGGGATCAACGTTCTTTTGGAAATCAACCAAAGGGATCTTGTAAATGATTTAACAAATTATTCTACAAACCCGGTCCTTATCGAAGCTTTAAACAAAACTGATGAAGTTCAGAAGAATTCTACAAAATCTTACATCGACAATTTCTTCGATCAGTTTGATGTAATTAACAAAGCAAAAGGTACCAACCTTAAGCTTGCAGATCCGGAACTTTTCGGGAATACAACGCTTACAGAGGTGAAGTACAATACACCTGATGAGCAGGTAAAAAGCATTGTTAAAAGAAAAATCGATGCTTCTGTAGGAACAGCTTTTGAGGTAATCAGAACCAGAATTGACAAAATGGGTGCGGTGCAGCCAAACGTTCAGAGAGTACCTGGAACAGCTAGAATTTCTGTGGAAATGCCTGGTATGAAGGATATCGATAAGGTGAAGAAAATGCTTCAGACTTCCGCAAAACTTCAGTTCTGGGAAGTACAGCAAGTTCCTGAAATGGCGCCTTATTTCCAGACCCTTACATCAATAGTGGCTGCAAAAGGTGATTCCATGGGTGTTGCGAAGACTACAAACTTCATGGGCCTTTTACACCTTGACAAATTAAGAACAAATGGTGTTGCCAACGTAAAACTTTCTGATACTGCTGCTGTGAACAAAATTCTAAACAGCAAAGTAGCTCAGTCTCTACGTCCGGCTAACATTAAATATACCCAATTCATGTGGGGTTACAAACCTGAAGCTACTGATGAAGAAAGCTTGGTATTGTATGCGATCAGAGGGAATATCAACCAAAAAGCTCCTGTAGACGGTGCTGTTGAAACCGCAAGCATCGGATACGATGAGTTAAGCAGAGTAGTGGTAGACATGCAGATGGATTCCAAAGGTGCTAAAGAATGGAAGACTCTAACGGAGAAAAACGTTGGAAAACCGGTTGCTGTAACACTTGATAACAGAGTATACACTGCCCCGAACGTTGTAAATGCAATTCCTAACGGAAGAACTCAGATTTCCGGTAACTTCTCTCAGGAAGAAGCTAAAGAATTGGTAGACGTTTTAGGTGCTGGTAAATTACCGGCAGGTGCAAAAGTGGTTCAGGCTACAGTTGTAGGACCTTCATTAGGACAAGAGTCTATTGATGCGGGGGTAATGTCTTTCGGTATCGCATTCTTATTGATTATCGTTTATATCATTTTCTATTACGGTGGTGCAGGGGTGTACGCTGTAATCGCGATGATTATCAACTTATTCTATATCTTCGGGATTATGGATTCCGTAGATGCTACACTTACGCTTCCTGGTATCGCGGGTATTGTACTTACAATGGCGATGGCGGTCGACACGAACGTAATTATCTATGAAAGAACTAAAGAAGAACTTTTCGCTGGAAAAAGTATTCTTGAAGCATATAAAGACGGTTTCAAACATGCCTTAAGTGCAATTGTGGATGGTCACTTAACGACGTTGTTAACAGCGGGAGTACTTTTCCTTTTCGGAACAGGGCCTATCAAAGGTTTTGCATTGACATTAGGAATCGGTATCTTGATGACATTCTTTACTTCGGTATTGATTTCAAGAGCAATGATCTTCTCCAGATTGAATAAAGGAAAAACCATTTCTGTTTGGACAGGTGCTACGAAAAATCTTTTCAGAAACACATGGATCGATTTTATTGGAAAAAGAAAATATGCTTACATCATTTCTGCTGTTCTTACTATAGTTTCTATCGCATCTATTGCAATCAACGGATTCAAATACGGTATCGACTTTACAGGAGGTAGAAATTATGTGGTAAGATTTGATAAAGCTGTTAATGCTGAAGATATCGAAGGTAAATTGGTTACAATTTTCAAAACTGAAGACGGTAAAAACTCTTCTGTTGAAGCCAAAACTTTTGGTAATGACAGGCAGCTGAAAATTTCTACAGATTACCTTATTGATGATGAATCTTTAAAAGCTGACCAGACTGTTGAGCAGAAATTATATGAAGGATTAAAATCCAGCTTACCTGCAAACATGACGATGAAAGATTTCAAGTCTGCAGATAAAGAGCATGCAGGGATCATTTCTTCTGAAAAAGTAGGACCAACAGTGGCAGATGATATCAAAACTCACGGTATTCTTGCTGTAATTGCGGCTTTAGCGGGTATTTTCATTTATATCTTGGTAAGATTTAGAAAATGGCAGTTCTCACTTGGTGCTGTTGCGGCGTTATTCCACGATGCGGTTATCATTTTGGGAGCGTATTCACTGCTTCACAAATTCATGCCGTTCAATATGGAGATCAATCAGGATTTCGTTGCGGCGATCCTGACGGTATTAGGTTACTCGATCAATGATACGGTAATTATCTTCGACAGAATTAGAGAGTATTTAAGAGAGAAGAAATCATTAACATTGGCAGGATTATTCGATGACTCTATTTCCAGTACATTGGGTAGAACGTTCAACACGTCATTTACTACAATTATGGTAATTTTAGCGATCTTCATTTTCGGTGGAGATAACTTGAGAGGATTCATGTTTGCGATGTTGATCGGTATCGGATTCGGTACTTACTCATCCATCTTTATTGCTTCGGCGATTGCTTATGACTTCCTGAAAACCGGTAAGGAAGAAGAAGTTCATGGTAAAACAACGACGAGCAAAGAAGTACTTGCTTCAAAATAA
- a CDS encoding TCR/Tet family MFS transporter has translation MENSKKKAAIGFIFITLLIDITGWGIIIPVVPKLIEELIHADISEAAKYGGWLGFAYAFIQFIFSPVVGNLSDKYGRRPIILISLFGFAVDYIFLALAPTIWWLFLGRIIAGITGASITTASAYIADISTDEDRAKNFGLIGAAFGLGFIIGPVLGGVLGHYGARVPFYAAAALCLLNFLYGYFILPESLDKDKRREFDWKRANPIGSFKFLGKHPEISGLIVSLILIYIAGHAVQSNWSFFTMYKFNWTERMVGISLGVVGLLVGLVQGGLIRWTTPRLGEQKSIYYGLALYAIGMLLFAFATQGWMMFAFLIPYCLGGICGPALQSVITKSVPSNEQGELQGALTSLMSATSIIGPPMMTNLFYFFTHDEAPFKFSGAPFFLAFILMALSVVITYYAFQKQRDKKDILE, from the coding sequence ATGGAAAACTCGAAGAAAAAAGCAGCCATTGGCTTCATATTTATAACCTTACTGATTGACATTACGGGATGGGGAATCATCATTCCTGTGGTTCCGAAACTGATTGAGGAGCTGATTCATGCAGATATAAGTGAAGCCGCAAAATATGGAGGCTGGCTGGGTTTTGCCTATGCCTTTATACAGTTCATCTTTTCCCCTGTAGTAGGAAATTTGAGTGATAAATATGGCAGGAGACCTATTATTTTGATCTCCCTTTTCGGATTTGCGGTGGATTATATTTTCCTGGCATTGGCCCCGACAATCTGGTGGCTGTTTCTGGGAAGAATCATTGCCGGAATTACCGGAGCAAGTATTACTACGGCGAGTGCGTACATTGCAGATATTTCCACAGATGAAGACAGGGCTAAAAATTTTGGTTTAATTGGTGCGGCTTTCGGGCTTGGATTTATCATTGGGCCGGTTTTGGGTGGTGTTTTAGGGCATTACGGAGCCAGAGTTCCGTTCTATGCTGCTGCAGCATTATGTTTGTTGAATTTTCTTTACGGATATTTTATCCTTCCGGAAAGTTTGGATAAAGATAAAAGAAGAGAATTTGATTGGAAAAGAGCAAATCCCATCGGTTCATTTAAGTTTTTAGGGAAGCATCCTGAAATTTCGGGGTTAATAGTTTCTTTAATTTTAATTTATATCGCAGGACACGCTGTTCAGAGCAATTGGAGCTTTTTTACCATGTATAAATTCAACTGGACGGAAAGAATGGTGGGAATTTCCCTTGGTGTAGTTGGTTTACTGGTTGGATTGGTGCAGGGTGGCCTGATCAGGTGGACAACCCCGAGACTGGGCGAACAAAAAAGTATTTATTACGGATTAGCACTTTATGCGATAGGAATGCTCTTGTTTGCATTTGCAACACAGGGTTGGATGATGTTCGCGTTTTTAATTCCGTATTGTTTGGGTGGAATTTGTGGTCCCGCACTTCAGTCGGTGATTACGAAAAGTGTTCCTTCCAATGAGCAAGGGGAGCTACAGGGTGCGCTGACAAGTTTGATGAGTGCCACTTCAATTATCGGACCTCCGATGATGACCAACCTGTTTTACTTTTTTACGCACGATGAAGCGCCTTTCAAATTCTCTGGTGCGCCGTTCTTTTTAGCGTTTATTTTAATGGCTTTGAGTGTGGTTATCACGTATTACGCTTTCCAGAAACAAAGAGATAAAAAGGATATTTTAGAGTAA
- a CDS encoding Sec-independent protein translocase subunit TatA/TatB, with product MELSIGEMALIAVAIVVLFGPDKLPQIARDLGSGVRKMRGAVEDIKTEIMKETDNPVSEIKREIEKVKDAAKEFNPMKNIENDILAAPKDQNELPKPKPSEDETHEGPVSR from the coding sequence ATGGAATTAAGCATTGGAGAAATGGCACTGATTGCTGTTGCGATCGTTGTCTTATTCGGACCGGATAAACTGCCGCAAATTGCACGCGACTTAGGCTCAGGTGTTAGAAAAATGCGTGGTGCTGTGGAAGACATCAAAACTGAAATCATGAAAGAAACAGATAATCCTGTTTCTGAGATAAAACGTGAGATTGAGAAAGTAAAAGATGCAGCCAAGGAATTCAATCCAATGAAAAATATCGAAAACGATATTCTTGCCGCTCCAAAAGACCAAAACGAACTTCCAAAACCAAAGCCTTCCGAAGATGAAACGCATGAAGGGCCTGTAAGCCGATAA
- a CDS encoding phosphatase PAP2 family protein — protein MEEIIQEDKKVFLFLNNLGNSSFDQFWMLISSTWIWVPLYIIFCYFLYKNYKLRALVFILVFVAIGVTVSDQLAGVFKHGIERLRPCHDPTLEHQMRIVKCGGQYGFYSAHASNTFFLAAYLSILLKNKIKWFPYAIFVWAVVISYSRIYLGVHFPIDILVGAFVGTLLGVIFSALAKKVINKQKITT, from the coding sequence ATGGAGGAGATTATTCAGGAAGATAAAAAGGTTTTTTTGTTTCTCAATAATTTGGGAAATTCATCCTTCGATCAGTTTTGGATGCTGATTTCCAGTACCTGGATCTGGGTACCGCTCTATATTATTTTCTGTTATTTTTTATATAAAAATTATAAACTAAGGGCTTTAGTTTTCATTTTGGTATTCGTTGCCATTGGTGTAACGGTTTCCGATCAGCTGGCGGGTGTTTTCAAGCATGGAATAGAGCGTTTAAGGCCTTGTCACGACCCTACACTGGAGCACCAGATGAGGATTGTAAAGTGCGGTGGACAATACGGATTTTATTCGGCGCACGCTTCCAACACTTTTTTCCTGGCAGCTTATTTAAGTATTTTGTTAAAAAATAAAATTAAATGGTTTCCTTATGCTATATTTGTATGGGCTGTGGTAATTTCCTATAGCCGGATTTATTTAGGAGTGCATTTCCCGATAGATATTTTGGTGGGGGCGTTTGTTGGAACTTTATTGGGAGTGATTTTTAGTGCACTTGCCAAAAAAGTAATCAATAAACAAAAGATAACCACATGA